TTTCCTCGGCGACTCCAGTGATCACCCTGCACGAAGGTGCCACTCCGCTGATCCCTGTCCCATCCATTGCGGAACGGATTGGTCGTGGCGTGAAGGTGTTCATCAAATACGACGGTCTCAATCCCACCGGATCCTTCAAGGATCGGGGGATGACCATGGCGATTAGCAAGGCCAAAGAAGCGGGCTGTGAAGCGGTGATTTGTGCCAGCACAGGCAATACGAGTGCTGCCGCGGCCGCCTATGCCCGACGAGGCGGGATGCGGGCCTTCGTGTTGATCCCAGACGGATACGTCGCGCAAGGGAAACTGGCGCAGGCCCTGGTCTACGGAGCCGAAGTGCTCGCGATCCGGGGAAATTTCGACCGTGCCCTCGACATCGTTCGCGAAGCAGCCGAGAAATACCCCATCACCCTGGTGAATTCGGTGAACCCTTACCGATTGCAGGGACAGAAAACAGCAGCCTTTGAAATCGTCGATGCACTAGGAGATGCTCCCGACTGGCTGTGTATTCCGATGGGCAATGCCGGAAATATCACGGCCTACTGGATGGGATTCCAGGAATATCAACAAGCTGGTCGCAGTCGGCGTT
This portion of the Synechococcus sp. ROS8604 genome encodes:
- the thrC gene encoding threonine synthase is translated as MQDWPGLIEAYRSWLPVSSATPVITLHEGATPLIPVPSIAERIGRGVKVFIKYDGLNPTGSFKDRGMTMAISKAKEAGCEAVICASTGNTSAAAAAYARRGGMRAFVLIPDGYVAQGKLAQALVYGAEVLAIRGNFDRALDIVREAAEKYPITLVNSVNPYRLQGQKTAAFEIVDALGDAPDWLCIPMGNAGNITAYWMGFQEYQQAGRSRRLPRMMGFQASGSAPLVNETTVSDPETIATAIRIGNPVNRDKAIAARQASNGAFLDVTDEEIIAAYKLLGGQEGIFCEPASAASVAGLIKRAAEVPDGSTVVCVLTGNGLKDPDCAINNNDAAFYADLDPDLSTVAKVMGF